In Xylanibacillus composti, the following proteins share a genomic window:
- the folP gene encoding dihydropteroate synthase produces MGILNVTPDSFSDGGRYNTLESAVRRAHDMVAEGADWIDVGGESTRPGATAVGLKEELNRVIPVIRALAASKLPVPISVDTYKAEVARQALEAGAHVLNDVWGGLRDPELLRVAAAYDCPIILTHNRERAVYANFVEDVCADLQRMADAAMEAGADPSRIWLDPGIGFAKSTEQNLLLMNHLSRITAMGYPVLLASSRKSMIWRTLDLPVDQIEAGTAATLVYGIMQGCAAVRVHEVGEMSKAVRMADAMLAAARHEDGHRERKR; encoded by the coding sequence ATGGGGATTTTGAACGTGACGCCGGATTCCTTCTCCGACGGCGGCAGGTACAACACGTTGGAATCAGCTGTCCGGCGGGCGCATGATATGGTAGCGGAAGGAGCCGACTGGATTGATGTAGGCGGGGAATCCACCCGGCCGGGCGCAACGGCAGTCGGCTTGAAGGAAGAGCTGAACCGGGTCATTCCGGTCATTCGTGCGCTCGCAGCCAGCAAGTTGCCGGTGCCGATTTCTGTCGATACGTATAAGGCGGAGGTTGCGCGGCAGGCTCTGGAAGCGGGAGCGCATGTGCTGAACGATGTATGGGGCGGACTTCGCGATCCCGAGCTGCTTCGCGTTGCGGCGGCGTACGACTGCCCGATTATTCTTACGCATAATCGGGAACGGGCGGTATATGCGAATTTTGTCGAGGATGTATGCGCCGACTTGCAAAGGATGGCCGATGCGGCCATGGAAGCGGGCGCAGATCCGAGTCGCATATGGCTGGACCCCGGAATCGGCTTTGCCAAGTCGACTGAACAGAATTTGCTGCTTATGAATCATTTGTCCCGCATCACCGCAATGGGCTACCCGGTATTGCTGGCCTCCTCGCGCAAGTCGATGATTTGGCGCACCCTGGATTTGCCTGTCGATCAGATTGAAGCGGGTACGGCGGCAACCTTAGTGTACGGGATTATGCAGGGATGCGCCGCCGTTCGGGTGCATGAAGTTGGGGAGATGAGCAAGGCCGTGCGGATGGCGGATGCTATGCTTGCTGCGGCAAGACATGAGGATGGACACAGGGAAAGGAAGCGATAG
- the folB gene encoding dihydroneopterin aldolase, which yields MDKIELTGMQFYGYHGVFAEERKLGQRFYVDLVLYADLRAAGQTDALERTVNYAEVYQTVKDVVEGESVQLVEALAERIASRVLDTYTIVNELTVRVTKPHPPVDMKFAGMTVEMRRKKDER from the coding sequence ATGGACAAGATAGAATTAACCGGCATGCAGTTTTATGGCTATCACGGGGTGTTTGCGGAGGAAAGGAAGCTGGGTCAACGGTTTTATGTGGATTTGGTTCTTTATGCCGATTTGCGTGCCGCCGGACAGACGGATGCTTTGGAGCGGACTGTTAATTATGCGGAAGTGTACCAGACGGTGAAGGACGTGGTTGAGGGGGAATCCGTGCAGCTCGTCGAAGCGCTGGCAGAGCGTATTGCATCTCGGGTATTGGACACTTATACTATAGTCAATGAATTGACGGTTCGCGTAACCAAACCGCATCCGCCTGTGGATATGAAGTTTGCGGGCATGACGGTGGAGATGCGGCGGAAGAAGGACGAGCGATGA